The proteins below come from a single Cannabis sativa cultivar Pink pepper isolate KNU-18-1 chromosome 3, ASM2916894v1, whole genome shotgun sequence genomic window:
- the LOC115711427 gene encoding uncharacterized protein LOC115711427, which translates to MAEFPSPRERVVASALLLLSTMPPQPSSSSNSSMYVFEFNDEESNQSSDVRNSKIKNWRGSLFSSDSKSCDSSISTDRSTEEISTRSAMIVPVASGRNELRFTALRKNRSKIHKSSNRWKFSSGESSKMTTSFGSGSRDVSCQSSSTISICSADSSTNSRYTTVGKGRLSSMVRAEPRRLHLGSAHIRRRAEGILNLLSYGSYSEVSIRQVLGDSPDTSKALRMLLKLEEVKRSGIGGRQDPYIYKIASHCRK; encoded by the exons ATGGCTGAATTTCCATCTCCTCGTGAACGAGTTGTAGCTTCAGCTCTCCTCCTCCTCTCTACTATGCCTCCCCaaccttcttcctcttcaaattCTTCAAT GTACGTATTCGAGTTCAACGATGAAGAATCGAATCAATCGAGCGATGTGCGTAATAGCAAGATCAAGAACTGGCGCGGGAGCTTATTTTCGAGTGATTCTAAATCCTGTGATTCCTCTATCTCTACTGATCGGTCGACTGAGGAGATTTCAACACGTTCGGCGATGATCGTTCCTGTTGCATCTGGTCGGAATGAGTTGAGGTTTACG GCCTTACGCAAGAATCGATCGAAAATCCACAAGAGCTCAAATAGATGGAAATTCAGCTCAGGCGAGAGCTCGAAGATGACTACGTCATTTGGATCTGGATCCAGAGATGTTTCCTGCCAGTCCAGTAGCACAATTTCTATTTGTAGCGCCGATTCGAGCACGAACAGCCGCTACACGACCGTCGGCAAGGGAAGGCTATCATCTATGGTTCGTGCGGAGCCGAGAAGATTGCATCTCGGCTCGGCTCACATTCGTCGTCGAGCCGAAGGAATTCTGAATTTGCTTTCCTATGGTTCTTACTCCGAAGTAAGCATACGCCAAGTTCTCGGCGACAGTCCAGACACCAGCAAAGCCCTTCGAAT GCTGTTAAAGCTTGAGGAGGTTAAAAGATCAGGCATAGGAGGGCGTCAGGACCCTTACATTTacaag ATTGCATCACATTGTAGGAAATAG